A stretch of Aedes aegypti strain LVP_AGWG chromosome 2, AaegL5.0 Primary Assembly, whole genome shotgun sequence DNA encodes these proteins:
- the LOC5570377 gene encoding uncharacterized protein LOC5570377, protein MMLCECLLVVSLIAGGGCLIRLLIGEEREPVFNVYRLPGKFYHLKYVSMLLMLLIRKRKTVTSTKNSEESVLNLDKPQPLSTNEHAVDAEYFNGANSETTWLVCGTARRRNNLVNGFLYLKIADFSERLLVSPRLPDTCMWQSDEELGRYEAEGLKLTPVVPMKKWKIEYQGAMRFENDLSQEMKVKLEAFWTTDLPYYNFATDMDPRPVARAMAKELWSREHFQNLKKYHQTHYEHFGTLEGKVQIDDKTFPLSVDCMRDHSFGDQRNWKNFHRYVMHFVHLENGDRITVGLICMPITFSWLEVGFVTKSKKAQNIPITFVDFDLYQHGEQGNPPTDYALQFRTDENIYTMKVRVVANPEFYIGQESECRIVEQLCHFEVNGLKGWGAAEWQYRHYGGLPK, encoded by the exons atgatgttgTGTGAATGCTTACTGGTCGTTTCCTTGATAGCCGGTGGAGGCTGCCTTATCCGATTACTAATTGGAGAGGAAAGGGAGCCCGTGTTTAATGTATATAGACTGCCAGGAAAGTTCTatcatttaaaatatgtttcaatgctTCTGATGTTACTCATAAGGAAG aGAAAAACGGTCACATCTACAAAGAACAGTGAAGAATCAGTCTTAAATCTAGATAAACCTCAACCACTTTCTACAAATGAGCAT GCTGTTGATGCTGAATACTTTAATGGAGCAAATTCGGAAACGACATGGCTAGTTTGCGGCACTGCAAGGCGAAGAAACAACCTCGTCAATGGATTTCTATATTTAAAGATCGCCGATTTCAGCGAACGTTTACTGGTATCACCAAGACTTCCCGATACCTGCATGTGGCAATCAGACGAAGAACTTGGGCGCTACGAAGCGGAAGGCTTGAAGTTAACACCTGTTGTACCTATGAAAAAGTGGAAAATTGAATATCAAGGAGCGATGCGATTCGAAAATGATTTATCGCAAGAAATGAAAGTCAAACTGGAAGCCTTTTGGACAACTGATCTGCCCTATTACAACTTTGCAACCGATATGGATCCCAGGCCGGTTGCACGCGCTATGGCTAAAGAGCTGTGGAGTagagaacattttcaaaatttaaaaaa GTACCACCAAACACATTATGAACATTTCGGAACATTGGAAGGAAAGGTTCAGATTGATGATAAAACATTCCCTCTCTCCGTAGATTGCATGCGAGATCATAGTTTTG GAGACCAAAGAAATTGGAAAAACTTCCATCGTTACGTCATGCATTTTGTTCATTTGGAAAATGGAGATCGCATAACGGTGGGCCTCATATGTATGCCAATCACATTTTCTTG GCTAGAAGTTGGATTTGTAACTAAATCGAAGAAAGCCCAAAATATCCCCATCACATTTGTGGATTTCGATCTTTACCAGCATGGAGAACAGGGCAATCCACCAACTGATTATGCTCTTCAATTTAGAACAG ATGAAAATATCTACACCATGAAAGTTCGCGTAGTCGCTAATCCAGAGTTCTATATTGGACAAGAGAGTGAATGTAGAATTGTAGAGCAATTGTGTCACTTTGAAGTTAATGGTTTGAAAGGATGGGGCGCAGCCGAATGGCAATACAGACACTATGGAGGACTTCCGAAATAG